From one Brevibacterium sp. 'Marine' genomic stretch:
- a CDS encoding tRNA (adenine-N1)-methyltransferase codes for MTQPLHSRPPRVLGAGEKVQLTDPKGRMHTFVLSPGEHFHTNKGLISHDDIIGRTEGIIVANSGGIDFQVFRPRYEDFVLSMPRGAAVVYPKDSGLIVTLGDIFPGSVVVEAGVGSGALSMALLRAVGPNGSVHSFELREEFATIAAGNIADFFDGEPDNWSVTVGDLAQTLPQTFGPGSVDRVVLDMLTPWNTLEAVSEALTPGGIVIAYVATVPQLSRFVEALRASGKFAEPESMEAMVRGWHVDGLAVRPDHRMIAHTGFLIMARRMADGISPLEKKKRPQGATAAAEDVAAWTEPEVTEAAIGTRTAHGKKLRRVMREAGRRLRTDPAGSADAQPTDVTDSPTSSTGPKEDR; via the coding sequence ATGACTCAGCCACTCCATTCCCGGCCCCCGCGCGTTCTGGGCGCCGGAGAGAAGGTCCAACTCACCGATCCCAAGGGCCGGATGCACACCTTCGTGCTCTCCCCGGGTGAGCACTTCCACACGAACAAGGGCCTCATCAGCCACGATGACATCATCGGGCGCACCGAGGGAATCATCGTCGCGAACTCCGGGGGAATCGACTTCCAGGTCTTCCGCCCGCGCTACGAAGACTTCGTGCTCTCCATGCCCCGTGGCGCCGCAGTCGTCTACCCGAAGGATTCGGGTCTCATCGTCACCCTCGGCGATATCTTCCCCGGCTCAGTCGTCGTCGAAGCCGGCGTCGGATCCGGAGCCCTGTCGATGGCGCTGCTGCGAGCCGTGGGCCCGAACGGATCCGTCCACTCGTTCGAACTGCGTGAGGAGTTCGCGACGATCGCGGCCGGCAACATCGCCGACTTCTTCGACGGCGAACCGGACAATTGGTCGGTCACCGTCGGCGATCTCGCACAGACCCTGCCGCAGACGTTCGGCCCCGGCAGCGTCGACCGCGTCGTCCTCGACATGCTCACCCCCTGGAACACGCTCGAGGCGGTCAGCGAAGCCCTGACACCCGGGGGAATCGTCATCGCCTACGTGGCCACCGTCCCGCAGCTCTCCCGCTTCGTCGAAGCCCTGCGCGCTTCCGGCAAGTTCGCCGAACCCGAGTCCATGGAGGCCATGGTCCGCGGCTGGCATGTCGACGGACTCGCCGTCCGCCCCGACCACCGGATGATCGCCCACACCGGGTTCCTCATCATGGCCCGCCGGATGGCCGATGGCATCAGCCCGCTGGAGAAGAAGAAACGTCCCCAGGGAGCCACCGCGGCCGCCGAGGATGTGGCGGCGTGGACGGAACCGGAAGTCACCGAGGCAGCCATCGGCACCCGCACCGCACACGGGAAGAAGCTGCGCCGGGTGATGCGCGAGGCCGGCAGACGCCTGCGCACCGACCCCGCAGGCTCCGCAGACGCGCAGCCCACAGATGTCACAGACAGCCCGACCAGCAGCACAGGGCCGAAGGAGGATCGATGA
- a CDS encoding site-2 protease family protein — translation MAAKNHHPGASSGLRLGTVLGAPVILAWSWFLAAIVITILFTPWLNQVRPDLGIGAWFVAFAYAVLLFASVFLHELAHGVAGQFYGQKVAAIELNIWGGFTRFEPQMDNPRDKAAMTSFVISIVGPIVNIVLALLGWWCLSAASPTSVPWLLLIAVTFANVALGAINLLPGIPLDGGWALQAIMWRITGSQFLGTIVASWVGRIIAVGFIGWSVITPLLAGDRPDPLTVAWMSLIAIMLWFSAGDAATHAKRARKMETYDLAQVIQPAIAATWDADLADTLDYANTLGNAKERTLIVVLDQKGLPYGLVDRHAAAGRLAETLDAVPAGEVARPLAGWIGVPKDITAPHLLESLTHRPKAQFSLVMDGNTLVGVIDLQEFFDELLAA, via the coding sequence ATGGCCGCGAAAAACCACCACCCCGGTGCGTCATCGGGTCTGCGCTTGGGCACCGTCCTCGGCGCTCCGGTGATTCTGGCGTGGTCGTGGTTCCTCGCCGCCATCGTCATCACCATCCTCTTCACTCCGTGGCTCAACCAGGTCCGACCGGATCTGGGCATCGGGGCCTGGTTCGTCGCCTTCGCCTACGCCGTGCTCCTCTTCGCCTCCGTCTTCCTCCACGAACTCGCTCACGGCGTCGCCGGTCAGTTCTACGGGCAGAAGGTCGCCGCGATCGAGCTGAACATCTGGGGCGGGTTCACCCGGTTCGAACCGCAGATGGACAACCCGCGTGACAAAGCGGCGATGACGAGCTTCGTCATCTCCATCGTCGGCCCCATCGTCAACATCGTTCTCGCCCTGCTGGGATGGTGGTGCCTCAGTGCCGCCAGCCCCACCTCGGTGCCGTGGCTGCTGCTCATCGCCGTCACCTTCGCCAACGTCGCCCTCGGCGCCATCAACCTGCTGCCGGGCATCCCGCTCGACGGCGGCTGGGCGCTGCAGGCGATCATGTGGCGCATCACCGGGTCACAGTTTCTGGGCACGATCGTGGCCAGCTGGGTCGGCCGCATCATCGCCGTCGGCTTCATCGGCTGGTCGGTGATCACCCCGCTGCTGGCCGGCGATCGACCCGACCCGCTGACCGTCGCCTGGATGTCTCTCATCGCGATCATGCTGTGGTTCTCCGCCGGAGATGCCGCAACCCACGCCAAACGGGCCCGGAAGATGGAGACCTACGACCTCGCCCAGGTCATCCAACCGGCGATCGCCGCCACCTGGGACGCCGACCTGGCCGACACACTCGACTATGCGAACACGCTCGGGAATGCGAAGGAGCGCACACTCATCGTCGTCCTCGATCAGAAGGGTCTGCCGTACGGTCTCGTCGACCGACACGCCGCAGCGGGTCGACTCGCCGAGACCCTGGACGCCGTTCCCGCCGGTGAGGTCGCCCGCCCCCTGGCCGGGTGGATCGGCGTGCCGAAGGACATCACCGCCCCGCACCTGCTCGAATCGCTCACGCACCGACCCAAGGCGCAGTTCAGCCTGGTCATGGACGGCAACACCCTCGTCGGAGTCATCGACCTGCAGGAGTTCTTCGACGAGCTGCTCGCAGCCTGA